The DNA segment CCGAGGGGAGAGCCGCCTCGGATCAGTCCTGCTTACCCGGTTCGGCAGAAAGATACTGTAGCTTGTCGGGCACACCGTCCCAATCCTTCGCGTCGGGCAAAGGATCGTGTCGATCGGTGATGTTGGGCCAGGTCTTGGAATAGTCGGAGTTGATCTTGAGCCACTTCTCAAGTCCCGGTTCAGTGTCGGGCTTGATCGCTTCCGCCGGGCATTCGGGCTCGCACACGCCGCAGTCGATGCACTCGTCGGGATGAATGACGAGGAAATTCTCGCCCTCGTAGAAGCAGTCCACGGGGCATACCGAGACGCAGTCGGTGTATTTGCACTTGATGCAATTATCCGTAAC comes from the Ancylobacter pratisalsi genome and includes:
- the fdxA gene encoding ferredoxin FdxA yields the protein MTYVVTDNCIKCKYTDCVSVCPVDCFYEGENFLVIHPDECIDCGVCEPECPAEAIKPDTEPGLEKWLKINSDYSKTWPNITDRHDPLPDAKDWDGVPDKLQYLSAEPGKQD